The Xenopus tropicalis strain Nigerian chromosome 2, UCB_Xtro_10.0, whole genome shotgun sequence genome window below encodes:
- the gpr183.1 gene encoding G-protein coupled receptor 183: MSFVPKQISSLSFPGTMDSAWANVSDSNGSSCEVHSNQRAAQTIFTVYYFIVFIIGSCGNILALHLTFKRGKKVNSTDIYLINLAVSDALFTLALPGRITYYILNFHWPFGDSLCRITAFIFYTNTYVGIYFMTCVSVDRYIAVVHALRFSKLRKTCCVKYICLLGWCIVVLQTMPLLFRPMTKENKNTVTCMEYFNFEDVNHLPVLLLLACIFGYGTPFGIILFCYMCISMRLCKAAKNNPIADKNGQYNRAFNVIMIVLIAIVLCFTPYHINIIQFMVRSLIRQQTCLDNKAFKMSLQITVAFMNMNCCVDPIIYFFAFKGYKRRILGLFKMYVSGPSVTYSENQSTSQNQGGTVLVEL; this comes from the coding sequence ATGTCCTTTGTTCCCAAACAGATTTCCTCACTCAGTTTTCCTGGCACCATGGATTCTGCCTGGGCTAATGTTTCCGACAGCAATGGAAGCAGCTGTGAGGTACACAGTAATCAGAGAGCAGCACAAACCATCTTCACTGTGTATTATTTTATCGTTTTTATCATTGGTTCTTGTGGGAACATTCTTGCTCTTCACCTTACATTTAAGAGAGGAAAAAAAGTAAACTCAACAGACATCTATCTGATCAACCTGGCTGTGTCTGATGCCCTGTTTACTCTTGCTCTGCCCGGCAGAATTACTTATTACATCTTAAATTTCCACTGGCCTTTTGGAGACAGCTTATGCAGAATAACAGCCTTTATTTTTTATACCAATACATATGTTGGGATTTACTTCATGACCTGCGTGAGTGTTGATCGTTATATCGCTGTGGTACATGCACTTCGGTTTAGTAAGCTAAGGAAAACATGCTGTGTTAAATACATATGCCTTCTGGGTTGGTGTATTGTGGTCCTCCAGACAATGCCACTGCTGTTTAGACCaatgacaaaagaaaataaaaatacagtgacATGCATGGAATATTTCAACTTTGAAGATGTCAATCACCTGCCAGTTCTTCTCTTGCTAGCTTGCATCTTCGGCTATGGAACACCATTTGGCATCATTCTGTTCTGCTATATGTGCATCAGTATGAGACTGTGTAAAGCTGCAAAGAACAACCCCATAGCAGACAAAAATGGGCAATATAACCGAGCATTCAATGTAATCATGATAGTGCTGATTGCCATTGTCCTGTGCTTTACTCCATACCACATCAACATCATTCAGTTCATGGTCAGAAGTCTCATTCGCCAGCAGACTTGCTTGGATAATAAAGCTTTCAAGATGTCGCTTCAGATCACTGTTGCTTTTATGAACATGAATTGTTGTGTAGATCCCATCATTtacttttttgcatttaaaggatACAAGAGAAGAATTTTAGgcttatttaaaatgtatgtCTCTGGTCCATCTGTGACatattcagaaaaccaaagcaccAGTCAAAATCAAGGCGGTACTGTCTTAGTAGAGCTGTAG